Proteins from a genomic interval of Amphiura filiformis chromosome 9, Afil_fr2py, whole genome shotgun sequence:
- the LOC140160026 gene encoding uncharacterized protein: MGSIGYQTSKALAEILSPIMGKSEHHVINSKHLAEELSGVLVEEGEIFNSHDVVALFTNTPIQETMEIIRERLEEDTTLSNRTNLTASDIMGLLEFILTTTYFKFRGVIYRQRFGAAMGSPVSAIIAYLFMEWLEKKAIATAPLECKPRLWRRYVDDVLEIIKKDTTEQLTEHLNTVDTTGNIKFTYEEECDGKIPFLDTLIVRKEDGTVKLLVYRKKTHTDQYLNFDSQHPLHQKIGVIRTLLDRMHSIVTEDEDKKEEESRIEKAVTNCGYPKWAFDKAKQQVEGKAELVKSKGEQKNTTQETETKGMVVIPYVEGLSEKLQRIFRKHKISVAMKPHNTLKRLLVHPKDKVDTIKTSGVVYEIGCKGCDKSYIGETGRPFGVRLKEHQKDAEKSQTENTPEKIELYQLRN, translated from the coding sequence ATGGGCAGTATTGGATATCAGACCTCAAAAGCATTGGCGGAAATTTTGTCTCCTATCATGGGTAAATCAGAACATCATGTCATCAACTCAAAGCACCTCGCAGAGGAGTTGTCTGGCGTTCTCGTGGAAGAGGGAGAGATTTTTAATAGCCACGACGTGGTCGCTTTATTCACCAACACACCAATTCAGGAGACAATGGAAATCATAAGAGAGAGACTAGAAGAGGACACAACATTATCAAATAGAACTAATTTAACTGCCAGCGACATTATGGGCTTACTAGAGTTCATCTTGACTACTACTTACTTCAAATTCAGAGGGGTGATCTACCGACAAAGATTCGGCGCAGCAATGGGAAGTCCAGTCAGTGCGATAATCGCATACCTTTTCATGGAGTGGTTGGAGAAGAAGGCCATCGCCACCGCTCCGTTAGAATGTAAACCCCGGCTATGGCGTCGTTACGTCGATGATGTCCTGGAAATTATAAAGAAAGACACTACAGAACAGCTAACTGAGCACCTAAACACGGTAGACACGACAGGAAACATCAAGTTTACCTATGAGGAAGAGTGTGATGGCAAGATCCCGTTTCTGGACACACTGATTGTGAGAAAGGAAGATGGAACAGTTAAGCTTCTGGTATATAGAAAGAAAACACATACCGACCAATATTTGAATTTCGATTCACAACACCCACTTCATCAAAAAATAGGCGTCATCAGAACATTACTTGACAGAATGCATTCCATCGTGACGGAGGACGAAGACAAGAAGGAAGAAGAAAGTAGAATCGAAAAGGCAGTCACCAATTGTGGATATCCAAAGTGGGCATTCGACAAGGCAAAACAACAGGTAGAAGGCAAAGCGGAGTTGGTAAAGAGCAAAGGAGAACAGAAGAACACCACACAGGAGACTGAAACGAAAGGCATGGTGGTAATTCCATATGTGGAAGGGTTATCAGAAAAACTGCAGAGAATATTTCGCAAGCACAAAATATCAGTGGCCATGAAACCACACAACACACTCAAAAGACTTTTAGTACACCCAAAGGACAAAGTGGATACCATCAAGACTAGTGGGGTGGTCTACGAGATAGGCTGCAAAGGGTGCGACAAGTCGTACATTGGTGAGACAGGTCGTCCTTTCGGAGTTAGACTAAAAGAGCACCAGAAAGATGCGGAAAAGTCGCAAACAGAAAATACACCAGAAAAAATAGAACTGTATCAACTTCGGAATTAA